One Ricinus communis isolate WT05 ecotype wild-type chromosome 7, ASM1957865v1, whole genome shotgun sequence genomic region harbors:
- the LOC8262105 gene encoding xanthohumol 4-O-methyltransferase, translated as MEGVFEDEASLIGQAQVWQLMFAFADSMALKCAVELHIPDIIHSHGKSITLSQIASSIDSTSPDIPYLQRIMRLLVRRNIFTADHPSDGGETLYGLTHVSKWLVHDSDRTLAPMVLMENHPWTINPWHCFSQCVKKGGIAFEKANGHEIWDFAARNPEFNKMFNGGMSCTARLTIRAILEGYKDGFCSMKSLVDVGGGTGDLVTEIVKSHPHIKGINYDLAHVVSTAPAYEGVCHVGGDMFQAIPNADAVIMKWIMHDWGDEDCVRILKNCRKAIPEKTGKVMIVDIVLQPEGNGLFDDTRLVFDLLMIAHSSGGKERTEAEWKKILEEGGFPRYRIIKIPALTSIIEAYPE; from the exons ATGGAAGGAGTATTTGAAGATGAGGCATCGCTAATAGGCCAAGCACAGGTATGGCAACTCATGTTTGCCTTTGCAGACTCCATGGCACTAAAATGTGCTGTGGAGCTACACATACCTGACATTATACACTCTCATGGTAAATCAATTACCTTGTCTCAAATTGCTTCCTCTATTGACTCAACCTCTCCAGATATCCCCTACCTCCAACGCATAATGAGGTTGCTCGTCCGCCGGAATATCTTCACCGCTGATCATCCGTCGGACGGCGGAGAGACCCTTTACGGGTTGACTCATGTGTCTAAATGGCTTGTGCACGATTCTGATAGGACACTTGCCCCTATGGTACTGATGGAAAACCACCCCTGGACAATTAATCCCTGGCATTGTTTCAGCCAGTGTGTTAAAAAAGGTGGCATTGCATTTGAGAAGGCTAATGGACATGAAATTTGGGATTTTGCAGCAAGAAATCCTGAGTTCAACAAGATGTTCAATGGCGGCATGTCATGCACTGCTAGATTGACAATAAGAGCAATTTTAGAAGGGTATAAAGATGGGTTTTGTAGCATGAAATCATTGGTCGATGTAGGAGGTGGGACGGGAGATTTGGTGACAGAGATTGTTAAATCACATCCACATATCAAAGGTATTAACTATGATTTGGCTCATGTTGTGTCCACTGCACCAGCATATGAAGGAGTATGCCATGTTGGTGGTGACATGTTTCAGGCCATTCCAAATGCTGATGCGGTTATCATGAAG TGGATAATGCATGATTGGGGAGATGAAGATTGTGTCaggatattaaaaaattgcaGGAAAGCAATACCGGAGAAGACAGGGAAGGTTATGATTGTTGATATAGTGCTGCAGCCAGAGGGTAATGGCCTATTTGATGACACAAGGTTGGTGTTTGATTTGCTAATGATTGCACATTCCTCAGGTGGAAAGGAGAGAACTGAAGCCGAATGGAAGAAAATATTGGAGGAAGGAGGCTTCCCTCGTTATAGAATTATCAAAATCCCAGCTTTGACATCCATCATTGAGGCCTATCCTGAGTAA
- the LOC8262106 gene encoding (R,S)-reticuline 7-O-methyltransferase, which translates to MGSLEPEKLVSGQLEIWKLMFGFADSMVLKAAVELRIPDIINSHARPITLSQIASGIDSSSPDISYLARIMRYLVCKGIFTAHQPSDGGESFYGLAENTRWLLRDSDLTLHPMVIMENHPWQVTPWHYLGQCVKEGGIAFKKAHGCEMWDFASQNPEFNRIFNQALACTAKIVMKAVLSGYKDGFDAITTLVDVGGGTGGNLAEIVKAYPHIKTLNFDLPHVVATAPAFDGIAHVGGNMFESIPNADAIFMKWILHDWGDEYCVKILKNCRKAIPEKTGKLVLVEIVLQEDGNNQFGDMGLVFDLLMFAHTTGGKERSEIEWKKLLEEGGFPRYKIINIPALPSIIEAYPQ; encoded by the exons ATGGGATCACTAGAGCCGGAGAAATTGGTAAGTGGGCAACTAGAAATATGGAAACTGATGTTTGGCTTTGCAGACTCAATGGTGCTGAAGGCTGCAGTTGAGCTTCGCATCCCTGACATTATTAACTCCCATGCTCGTCCCATCACTTTGTCCCAGATTGCTTCAG GTATCGACTCGTCTTCTCCTGATATATCCTACCTTGCACGGATCATGAGATATCTAGTCTGTAAAGGCATCTTCACTGCCCATCAACCATCAGATGGTGGAGAGTCTTTTTATGGGTTGGCAGAAAACACCAGATGGCTGCTACGTGACTCAGACTTAACCCTACATCCAATGGTGATAATGGAAAACCATCCTTGGCAAGTAACACCTTGGCATTACCTAGGCCAATGTGTTAAAGAAGGTGGAATTGCTTTCAAGAAAGCACATGGCTGTGAAATGTGGGATTTTGCATCTCAAAATCCTGAATTCAACAGGATATTTAATCAGGCCTTGGCTTGCACTGCCAAGATAGTGATGAAGGCAGTTTTATCAGGATATAAAGATGGATTTGATGCCATTACAACTTTGGTAGATGTAGGAGGTGGTACTGGTGGAAATTTGGCTGAAATTGTTAAAGCCTACCCCCATATCAAAACCTTAAACTTTGATTTACCACATGTTGTGGCTACTGCTCCAGCCTTTGATGGGATCGCACATGTTGGAGGAAACATGTTTGAATCAATTCCAAATGCTGATGCAATATTCATGAAG TGGATATTGCATGATTGGGGAGATGAATATTGtgtaaaaattttgaagaaTTGCCGGAAAGCAATACCTGAGAAAACAGGAAAGCTGGTCTTAGTAGAAATAGTACTACAAGAAGATGGCAACAATCAATTCGGTGATATGGGGTTGGTGTTTGATCTTCTCATGTTTGCACACACCACaggaggaaaagaaagaagtgaAATTGAATGGAAGAAATTATTGGAGGAAGGAGGATTCCCTCGCtacaaaatcatcaatatTCCTGCTTTGCCATCTATCATTGAAGCCTATCCACAGTGA
- the LOC8262104 gene encoding ELMO domain-containing protein A isoform X2, which translates to MIGPRAWIGGFFSRATNKRNEKLLDFTLTPLQEQRLKKLQDRLQVPFDETRPDHKDALRSLWNAAFPDIALTGMISEQWKEMGWQGPNPSTDFRGCGYISLENLLFFARTYPVSFRRLLFKQGGKRATWEYPFAVAGINVSFMLIQMLELHSEKPKGLPGINFIKLLGEDDAAFDILFCLAFELMDAQWLAMHASYMEFNEVLKVTRTQLERELSLEDIHGVKDLPAYNLLYQ; encoded by the exons ATGATTGGACCACGAGCATGGATAGGAGGGTTCTTCAGTCGTGCAACCAATAAACGCAATGAGAAGCTTCTTGACTTCACTTTGACTCCTCTTCAG GAACAAAGACTCAAAAAGCTTCAAGACCGGTTGCAAGTACCATTTGATGAGACCCGTCCTGATCATAAA GACGCCCTTAGATCATTATGGAATGCAGCCTTTCCAGATATTGCTTTGACGGGCATGATCTCTGAGCAATGGAAAGAAATGGGGTGGCAAGGTCCTAATCCATCGACAGACTTTAG GGGATGTGGTTATATTTCTCTTGAAAACTTGCTGTTTTTTGCTAGGACTTATCCG GTATCTTTTCGTAGGTTATTGTTCAAGCAGGGCGGGAAGAGAGCAACTTGGGAATATCCATTTGCTGTTGCTGGCATAAATGTTTCATTTATGTTAATCCAGATGTTGGAGTTACATTCAG AAAAACCAAAAGGTCTTCCAggaatcaattttattaaattactggGAG AAGATGATGCTGCCTTTGATATACTATTCTGTTTAGCTTTCGAACTAATGGATGCGCAGTGGCTTGCTATGCATGCATCTTATATGGAATTTAAT GAGGTTTTAAAAGTGACAAGGACACAATTGGAGAGGGAGCTGTCTTTAGAAGATATTCATGGAGTTAAAGATCTGCCAGCATATAATCTGTTGTATCAATGA